In Argopecten irradians isolate NY chromosome 11, Ai_NY, whole genome shotgun sequence, one DNA window encodes the following:
- the LOC138335799 gene encoding monocarboxylate transporter 12-like, with the protein MIVGDVMTAASFVSCAFLPSLELVFVFFGGIAGIGSGLIYTASVVVLGFNFHFKRNMATGIAVSGCGVGTFVFVPVIEAAREEYGNNGFFFIVAAIALQGAVFACLLFPSELESEHQQMKYTKSKQEQRCDILKSALPSFSLLKNIPFLCLCVSMFLACAGVYLVYVHLPRYAIEMGASPLSASFLISVSGICDCASRILTGMAAQDEGIDEIVIYFGTFGLLGLSTLLVPLYATTYTGQLVYAVLLGMYFGCCYSVMNTIIIDLVGVSELANGVGIYLFFCGVGSLIGPPIAGVVIDHTGSYEKSFLLAGFCITMAAVLGMAIVYFKKTKGKVFTTEDIDIPNVSRSIGREGQKKTASTKTIINGQY; encoded by the exons ATGATTGTCGGAGATGTAATGACGGCAGCCTCATTCGTCAGCTGTGCTTTCCTCCCCTCCCTAGAGCTGGTATTTGTATTCTTTGGAGGAATCGCAG GGATAGGATCAGGGTTGATTTACACAGCGTCCGTGGTAGTTCTCGGGTTCAACTTtcatttcaaaagaaatatgGCGACTGGTATTGCAGTGTCCGGTTGTGGAGTTGGTACATTCGTCTTCGTCCCAGTTATAGAAGCCGCCCGAGAAGAATACGGCAACAACGGATTCTTTTTCATAGTAGCTGCAATCGCGTTACAAGGGGCAGTTTTTGCTTGCTTGCTTTTCCCCTCGGAATTAGAATCGGAACACCAGCAGATGAAGTACACTAAGTCAAAGCAAGAACAAAGatgtgatattttaaaaagtgCATTACCTTCATTCAGCCTCCTGAAGAATATTCCATTTCTATGTTTATGTGTGAGTATGTTTTTGGCTTGTGCCGGGGTTTATCTTGTCTATGTACATTTACCCAGATATGCTATAGAGATGGGAGCGTCCCCTTTAAGTGCATCTTTCCTGATTTCGGTAAGTGGGATATGTGACTGTGCATCGCGAATTTTAACGGGAATGGCCGCTCAGGATGAAGGTATAGATGAAATTGTGATATATTTTGGAACTTTTGGCCTGCTCGGTTTATCAACTCTTCTCGTCCCATTATACGCTACGACCTATACAGGACAACTCGTGTATGCAGTTTTGCTTGGAATGTACTTCGGGTGTTGTTATTCCGTAATGAACACAATCATTATAGACCTTGTCGGTGTGTCTGAACTGGCCAATGGTGTTGGGATATACCTGTTCTTCTGTGGAGTTGGTTCACTCATCGGACCGCCAATCGCAG gTGTAGTGATTGATCATACTGGATCCTATGAAAAGTCTTTCCTACTTGCAG GTTTTTGTATCACTATGGCAGCTGTTTTAGGAATGGCCATCGTTTATTTCAAGAAAACAAAGGGAAAAGTTTTTACCACAGAAGATATAGACATTCCTAATGTGAGCAGGTCTATAGGAAGGGAAGGTCAAAAAAAGACTGCCTcaactaaaacaattataaatgGTCAATACTAA